In the Caldisericum sp. genome, TCGGTATTTTCAAAGTCTATTAATTTGGCGATTCTGGTTTTTTCTTCCCTGCCATCCCTCGTAGTAATCTTAACACCTGTTGTGAGAAGTTCATAAAATGTTTTTCCTTTCATAACAAAATCGGGATGATCAAGCTCAATAACTTTCCTATAAACCTCTTCTGCAAGATTGTCGGTAAGCCAGGGATTTATTTTCTTAATTGAACTTAAGAATCTCCTCTTTAAGACGCAATGCCTATACGAATCCCTTTCGCCGAATTCAGGAATAAGTTCCGAGCCGTGGATATAAGAATACCCATTTTGCTTAAACCAATCTATTACAGGTTTCTCAACGGTATCTTTTTCTGTAAGAGATGGTACCATATTAATAACCTTTTCCTATTTTCCCCCAAGCTTCTCTAAATTTCAGGTAACCTTGGGGCTGTAGCCAATATGAAGTCTTACTGTCTTTAACGCCTTTGTGTATGTTTTTCTTAACATCATCGGGTGTTAAAATATAAACCTCAGGCTTATCAGTAAATACTTCAGTACATACAATAACAAAGTCAGCCATAATTTCAAGTTTTGAGCCAAAAGGCACAGGATTCCTTCTTGAAAGTGCTTTAACCTGAATTGTAAATTTTCTCTCTCCATTCAAGTCGTATATTATAATATCGACGCCTTTTGCATTTCTTGTGGTTGGTAAACAATTCCAACCTTTCCTGGATAACTCGTAGCACACATAAAAAAGTCCGATATTACCTATCAACTGGCTTGGCAGTTTTTCCAAATTCATACCTCCTCGATCCTTAATTTTCCAAAAACAAGTAACGGCAAAAGCGTATCTCTTACTTTGCGAAGAGCCATAATTTCTTTTTGGTTGAGGATAATTTTTTGGAAGAGTGGCTCAACAATGGAATGGAATTTTTGAAGAATAGGGAAGGGAGACAAAGGCAAAAGATAATTTTTTAAGGCGTTTATGTCCGCTCGTTGCCTTCCAGAAGTTCCGCTCATACTGTTTATGGCTAACTCTCTAAAATCCTCGCTTTTCGCAAGCAAATAAGCAAATTCTTTAAGATAATTGCTCCTTGGATGCAAAACAAAAAACTCTGTGCTTCCAAAACCTTTTTCATGTTCATTTATGAACCAAACATAAGCAGTCTTTCCATTCTCCAACGACGGTGTAATACGCGCTAGCAAAGTATCACCACTATAATATTTGACACCAGAACCTGTAAACTCCTTAAAACTATATTCGCAGGTTAAAGATTTTGTAGATACATCTTTCATTTCAACAAAATGGTACAACTTTCTAAATTCCAATTTTACCGATGGGTTATATTCTATAATTTCGCTACTCTTTTTAACTACCCACCCCTTCGGTATCTCTCTTCCCAGTTCTTCATTATAAACAAACTCTTCGTTNNNNNNNNNNNNNNNNNNNNNNNNNNNNNNNNNNNNNNNNNNNNNNNNNNNNNNNNNNNNNNNNNNNNNNNNNNNNNNNNNNNNNNNNNNNNNNNNNNNNCCCACCCCTTCGGTATCTCTCTTCCCAGTTCTTCATTATAAACAAACTCTTCGTTCTTAAACGGCTCAAAATCGATGAACCAGTTTTTGAAAATTGCCATTGCCGTTTTTTCTAAAATCTCATTTTGCCTTTTCTTGTTCTCAATCAAATCATCAAACCACGATAAAACATTAGCAATCCTTGTTTGTTCGGCGAGAGGAGGTAAAGGAATTAAAAGGTTCTTGAGGGCACTTTGAGTAAGCAACGGTTGAGTAGAACCAACATCCAAACTTAAAATATCGTCTTTACGTGTCAATAGTTGAAAATAGAGGAATTTTAAGTTTGTCTTTAACTTATCAGGATATATAATCAAGACATTATCAGAAAACCAAACTTTTGAATCTTTTTCTATATAGAAAATATTTCCTAAAGATCCTACTCTACCTGTTATCAAGGACTCCTCTGTTGCTACAAAAATGTTATTATCGGTATATCCCATAAGCCCATTTGCTCCCCAGACTTGGTAAACGCCAAATTCTTTTATAGTATCAGGTCTCTTTCCATTTTTAATAGTTGCAATATCGCTAATCCGCAATATCTCCCAATCCTTGGGTATCTCTCCAATTTCGGTTTCCTTAAACTCCTTTTCCCATCTAAATTTAATCATTTTTCATTACTCCTCAATCATTTGTGATTGCTTAAAAGTTTTTAAACACATACAATCACGGTTCCCATCTAAAGTTTCCAGCCTAAACTTTCGAAAACTTCCCTAATTTTTGCGGTTAATTCATCTTCCTTACTCAATAATTCTGAAAGTTCCTTAGAATATTCAGACATTTTTTCCTCAAACGGGACATCATCCTCATCAAGTTTTATCCCAACATATCTTCCAGGTGTAAGGACATAACCATTTTTAGCAACCTCTTCAAGTGTTGCAACCTTTGCAAACCCAACTTCATTAATCATCTCATCTGGCTTGCCTTCTTCAAACATTCTAAACTTCTCGACTATCTTTGCAATATGTTCATCGGTAAATACATTCTGCCTTCTTGAAATTGGCTCATACATCTTTTTGGCGTAAATGAATAGAATTTTCCCTTTCATATGTGGTGGTTTTGACTTTCTTAAAAACCATAGAGACACAGGAAGAGAAACTGTATAAAACATCTTTGGAGGTGTTGCAACTATTCCGTAAACTAAATCTTTCTCAATAATTTTTCGCCTTATTTCACCTTCCTGATTTCCCCCAGATAAAGCACCATTTGCCATAACGAAGCCTGCTCTTCCATTAGGAGCAAGATGGTATATATAGTGCTGAATCCACACATAATTTGCATTGTTTTCTGGAGGAATGCCAAATTCAAACCGTGGATCGTTTGGTTTTATCCTGTCTCTTCCCCAAT is a window encoding:
- a CDS encoding restriction endonuclease subunit S — encoded protein: MIKFRWEKEFKETEIGEIPKDWEILRISDIATIKNGKRPDTIKEFGVYQVWGANGLMGYTDNNIFVATEESLITGRVGSLGNIFYIEKDSKVWFSDNVLIIYPDKLKTNLKFLYFQLLTRKDDILSLDVGSTQPLLTQSALKNLLIPLPPLAEQTRIANVLSWFDDLIENKKRQNEILEKTAMAIFKNWFIDFEPFKNEEFVYNEELGREIPKGW
- a CDS encoding restriction endonuclease subunit S, with the translated sequence NEEFVYNEELGREIPKGWVVKKSSEIIEYNPSVKLEFRKLYHFVEMKDVSTKSLTCEYSFKEFTGSGVKYYSGDTLLARITPSLENGKTAYVWFINEHEKGFGSTEFFVLHPRSNYLKEFAYLLAKSEDFRELAINSMSGTSGRQRADINALKNYLLPLSPFPILQKFHSIVEPLFQKIILNQKEIMALRKVRDTLLPLLVFGKLRIEEV